DNA sequence from the Pseudomonadota bacterium genome:
GGCGTGCGCGAAAACGGCGTCCACTATGACGGCGTGGCCGGCGGCAAGCGCGCTTCTCGCCCGTCTTTCCATTTCCTCGTAAACCCGCCGGCTGACTTCCGGCGTGTAGGCGGAAGGCGGAAGGGGAACGGTTTCCGCAACGCCGAAAAGCTGCTTGCGGAGCACGTCGCTGCGCACATGGAGCGCGCCCGGCGCGACCCCGACGCCGGGACTCAAGGCACGGGCAAGCGAGGTCTTGCCGGTCCCGGAAAGGCCGCCTATGCCGATCAGGCGGGTGGGTTTGGGTGTCAGATAGGCGGCCGCCTCTTCGAAATAGGCCATGGCCTCGGCGCGGAGCGAGGCTGCCGCGGAAGCCGCGCCCTGGCTTGCCTCGGCGATGGCGCTTACCTTGGCGCGGACGGCCGCCCGGCAGGAAAGAAAAAGCGGCAAGGCCCGCAGCCCGGAGAAGTCCTCCGTTGCTTGGAAATAACGGTTGAAGACCAGGTTGGCGAAGGAGCGCAGGCCTCGGTGATCGAGATCCATCAGAAGAAAGGCGAGATCGTCGAGCACATCGATCGCAGCGAACCGATCGTTGAACTCGATCGCGTCGAAAAGGGTGGGCTTCTCCTCGAACAGGCAGATATTCCGAAGGTGCAGATCGCCATGGCAACGGCGCACGAAACCCGCCTCGACCCGTTCATCCAGCAAGCCCCCGACGCGTTCCAGGCTTTCCCGGAGCCCTGCCCGCAAGGCGGCGACCATGGCCGGCGGGAACAGGTTCGGCCGTTCGTCGAATTCGGCAAGATTTTCGTCGATCACCCAACGCATGGCCTTGCCCCCCCCGCCCACCGCCGCCTCCCCGTGCAGCCGCGGGGCCGCGCCGTGAAAAGCGCGGATGACGTCCGCCGTCTCCGCCATACGCCCGACATCAAGCCGGCCTTCCCTGGCCATCCGGTCGAAAAGCGCGGCCTGATCGAAGCGACGCATGCAAACGGCCCATTCGATCGCCTTGCCTTTTCCGCCGATGGCAAGCCCTGCCGCTTCCCGCGTGATCGGCGCGGCGTCCAGGTAAAGCTTGGGCGCCGTGCGGCGATTGATGGCGATCTCCCGCTCGCAGGCCCACCGCCGGCGTTCGAGCGTCGAGAAGTCCAGGAAGGGGAAGCAAACGGCGCGCTTGATCTTGTAGGCCCGATCGCCGGCCAGGAAGACGACGGCGGCGTGGGTGTCGATCCGCTCGACCTTGGAGACGCCGGGACCGTAGCTCGCGGGGGAAGAAAGAAACGCCAGAACCTCCCGCTGGTCATCAACGGGAAGCCGTCTTGCGTCCTTCGTCTTGCCCGTCATTCAAAAGGCTTAGTCGAGCCGTTCGAGCACGTCGAGGAGTTCGGAAAATTCGCCGATCGTGACATCGGCGCCGAGTTCCTCCGGGCTTAGGGTCGAATAGCCATAGCGGCAAAAGACGTGCGGGATGCCGGCGTTTCTAGCACCTTCGACATCCACGTCCATATCGCCGACGAGAACGCCGTCCTTGGGCCCCCCGCCCGTCGCGGCAAGCGTCTTCAGGACGTGCGCCGCTTCGGGCTTCTTCGTGCCGTCGAAGCTGTCGCCGCCGGCGATGAATGCGAAAAAGTCCGCAAGGCCGGTCATCTCAAGTGTACGCACGGCGGAGGCCTGCGGCTTGTTCGAGCAGACGGCCAGGCGCAAGCCCGCTTCCCGCATGGTCTCCAGCGTTTCGACCACGCCCGCATAGGGTGCCGTCAATTGCGGTTCGGGGTACTCGTAATATTGACGGAAGCGTGCGACCTTTTCCTTGAGGTCCGCCTCGGAAAGCGTCTCGCCACGCAACGCGAAGGCGCCGAGGACAAGATCGGAGGCATGGCCCTTGAGGAGTGGCAGCACCTCTTCACGTTCGACCGGAGCATGCCCCGCCGCCGCGAGCAACTTGTTGAAGGCGGCCTCAAGGTCGGCGACGCTGTCGATCAGCGTTCCGTCTATGTCAAAAAGAATGGTCGCGCGTCGAAAGGCCACGGGCAAAACCATATAAAGAAGACCGCGCGCAAGTCAAGGCGGCGACGCGGCCGGGCCGAAGGGGCTCA
Encoded proteins:
- a CDS encoding AAA family ATPase, whose amino-acid sequence is MTGKTKDARRLPVDDQREVLAFLSSPASYGPGVSKVERIDTHAAVVFLAGDRAYKIKRAVCFPFLDFSTLERRRWACEREIAINRRTAPKLYLDAAPITREAAGLAIGGKGKAIEWAVCMRRFDQAALFDRMAREGRLDVGRMAETADVIRAFHGAAPRLHGEAAVGGGGKAMRWVIDENLAEFDERPNLFPPAMVAALRAGLRESLERVGGLLDERVEAGFVRRCHGDLHLRNICLFEEKPTLFDAIEFNDRFAAIDVLDDLAFLLMDLDHRGLRSFANLVFNRYFQATEDFSGLRALPLFLSCRAAVRAKVSAIAEASQGAASAAASLRAEAMAYFEEAAAYLTPKPTRLIGIGGLSGTGKTSLARALSPGVGVAPGALHVRSDVLRKQLFGVAETVPLPPSAYTPEVSRRVYEEMERRARSALAAGHAVIVDAVFAHAGEREAFEAIAGELGAAFVGLWLEASPETLIARVGERRADASDATPEVVRQQLLYETGPVRWHRLAAGGPPGEVAKAAAVLLEGSR
- a CDS encoding HAD-IA family hydrolase yields the protein MAFRRATILFDIDGTLIDSVADLEAAFNKLLAAAGHAPVEREEVLPLLKGHASDLVLGAFALRGETLSEADLKEKVARFRQYYEYPEPQLTAPYAGVVETLETMREAGLRLAVCSNKPQASAVRTLEMTGLADFFAFIAGGDSFDGTKKPEAAHVLKTLAATGGGPKDGVLVGDMDVDVEGARNAGIPHVFCRYGYSTLSPEELGADVTIGEFSELLDVLERLD